One Streptomyces sp. CNQ-509 DNA window includes the following coding sequences:
- a CDS encoding replication initiator, which translates to MPSLARQLSGLGGCTNPVRLAGHRTEHRVDTTTGEIGPALCRLDSAELPAGDLLVRCGNRRTTRCPACAETYRRDTFHLITAGLRGGKGTPEGVTSHPRVFATFTAPSFGPVHNRPGTRACRCGRHHTPDDSTLGTPLNPDRYDYETAVLWNAHAGALWRRFTIHLRREIARRAGLTQRAFPQHARVSFAKVAEYQKRGAVHFHAVVRLDGPAGGNTPPPHWATAELLTDAIQAAASRAVVPGPILDGRAHTFAFGPQLDIRTIHGQDLDGDQALTDRAVAAYIAKYATKGAETATGPLDRRLRFIAELGHLDLPPHAERLIRTAWALGARRDLAHLRLRAWAHMLGFRGHFSTKTRRYSTTLGALRTARAEWRRLQAAIARGDNPQPVDGPDDVTTLVLAHWTYTGTGLTPAEAWLSASLALEGDNSR; encoded by the coding sequence CTGCCCTCCCTCGCACGACAGCTCTCCGGCCTGGGTGGCTGCACCAACCCCGTACGCCTGGCCGGTCACCGCACCGAACACCGCGTCGACACGACAACCGGCGAGATCGGCCCCGCACTCTGCCGCCTCGACTCCGCCGAACTGCCCGCCGGTGACCTCCTCGTCCGCTGCGGCAACCGCCGCACCACCCGATGCCCCGCCTGCGCCGAGACCTACCGCCGCGACACCTTCCACCTCATCACCGCCGGACTCCGCGGCGGCAAAGGCACCCCCGAAGGCGTCACCTCACACCCCCGCGTCTTCGCCACCTTCACCGCCCCGAGCTTCGGCCCCGTCCACAACCGCCCCGGCACCCGCGCCTGCCGCTGCGGACGCCACCACACACCCGACGACTCCACCCTCGGCACCCCACTGAACCCCGACCGCTACGACTACGAAACCGCCGTCCTCTGGAACGCCCACGCGGGCGCACTCTGGCGCCGCTTCACCATCCACCTCCGCCGCGAGATCGCCCGCCGCGCCGGACTCACCCAACGCGCCTTCCCGCAGCACGCCCGCGTCTCCTTCGCGAAAGTCGCCGAGTACCAGAAGCGCGGCGCCGTCCACTTCCACGCCGTCGTACGCCTCGACGGCCCGGCCGGCGGCAACACCCCACCCCCGCACTGGGCAACCGCCGAGCTGCTGACCGACGCCATCCAGGCGGCGGCCTCCCGTGCCGTCGTCCCCGGCCCGATCCTCGACGGCCGCGCCCACACCTTCGCCTTCGGCCCCCAGCTCGACATCCGCACCATCCACGGCCAGGACCTCGACGGCGACCAGGCGCTCACCGACCGGGCGGTCGCCGCGTACATCGCCAAGTACGCCACCAAGGGCGCCGAGACAGCGACCGGCCCGTTAGATCGCCGCCTGCGCTTCATCGCCGAGCTGGGTCACCTCGACCTGCCCCCGCACGCCGAACGCCTCATCCGTACCGCCTGGGCCCTCGGCGCCCGCAGAGACCTCGCCCATCTCCGCCTCCGCGCCTGGGCGCACATGCTCGGCTTCCGCGGCCACTTCTCCACCAAGACCCGCCGCTACTCCACCACCCTCGGCGCCCTTCGCACGGCCCGCGCCGAATGGCGCCGCCTGCAAGCCGCCATCGCCCGCGGCGACAACCCACAGCCTGTGGACGGCCCCGACGACGTAACCACCCTCGTGCTCGCCCACTGGACCTACACCGGCACCGGCCTCACCCCCGCCGAAGCCTGGCTATCCGCCTCCCTCGCCCTGGAAGGAGACAACTCCCGATGA
- a CDS encoding FtsK/SpoIIIE domain-containing protein, which produces MADLSTLIEVGGPIAGLGGGVAYLRARHPAAYWSTLGMPLSSVRLLGSYGSVMESCGLTVEPSRFRALAVRAATRREVRPVPPRRGLLRPTSTGLRVRLRLAPGQEPADLAASAERLRHAWGVHSVYVREIKPGVVELRLVGFDVLRRVRMPRKAGGSFLRVPVALREDATAFLRDFRAIPHELVLGATLSGKSMYLRHLLTGLAGQRVALAGIDCKRGVELAPFAPRLSALATDPDQAAELLPALVREMEDRYDLIRARQGIAPSTPDEDITSDVWGLPESERPVPIVLFVDEIAELFLVATRKDEERRDEMVTHLIRLAQLGRAAGIYLEVCGQRFGAELGKGATMLRAQLSGRVCHRVNDEPSAKMALGDIAPEAVGAACAIAPDRPGLAVAGDTSGGWSRIRTPYLSLADAAARCRETADLVPELPALKPFLPDVPVSD; this is translated from the coding sequence ATGGCCGACCTGTCGACGCTGATAGAGGTGGGCGGCCCGATAGCCGGGCTCGGAGGCGGGGTCGCCTACCTGCGGGCCCGGCACCCGGCGGCCTACTGGTCCACGCTCGGGATGCCGCTGTCCTCTGTGCGGCTGCTGGGCTCGTACGGCTCGGTCATGGAGTCGTGCGGTCTGACCGTCGAGCCGTCACGCTTCCGCGCTCTGGCTGTACGGGCGGCTACGCGGCGCGAAGTACGGCCCGTGCCGCCCCGCCGAGGGTTGCTCCGGCCCACCTCGACCGGGCTGCGCGTTCGTCTCCGGCTCGCCCCAGGGCAGGAGCCCGCTGACCTGGCCGCCTCCGCTGAACGGCTTCGGCACGCCTGGGGCGTTCACTCCGTCTACGTACGGGAGATCAAACCCGGCGTCGTCGAACTGCGGCTCGTTGGCTTCGACGTGCTCCGCCGCGTACGGATGCCGCGCAAGGCGGGCGGCAGCTTCCTCCGGGTGCCCGTGGCGCTAAGGGAAGACGCGACCGCGTTCTTACGGGACTTCCGCGCCATCCCGCACGAACTCGTGCTCGGCGCGACCCTCTCCGGCAAGTCCATGTACCTGCGCCACCTGCTCACCGGCCTCGCCGGTCAGCGGGTCGCGCTCGCTGGAATCGACTGCAAACGTGGCGTCGAGCTGGCGCCCTTCGCGCCCCGGCTCTCCGCCCTCGCCACCGACCCGGACCAGGCGGCCGAGCTGCTGCCCGCGCTCGTACGTGAGATGGAAGACCGCTACGACCTGATCAGGGCCCGGCAGGGCATCGCCCCGTCGACTCCGGACGAGGACATCACCTCGGACGTGTGGGGCCTGCCGGAGAGCGAACGGCCCGTGCCGATCGTGCTGTTCGTCGATGAGATCGCCGAACTCTTCCTCGTCGCGACGAGGAAGGACGAGGAACGGCGCGACGAGATGGTCACCCATCTCATTCGCCTCGCCCAGCTCGGCCGCGCCGCCGGCATCTACCTGGAGGTCTGCGGCCAGCGCTTCGGCGCCGAGCTGGGCAAGGGCGCCACCATGCTCCGCGCCCAGCTCTCGGGCCGCGTGTGCCACCGCGTGAACGACGAACCGTCCGCCAAGATGGCCCTCGGCGACATCGCCCCCGAAGCGGTCGGCGCCGCCTGCGCCATCGCGCCCGACCGGCCCGGCCTGGCCGTCGCCGGTGATACGTCCGGCGGCTGGTCCCGCATCCGCACGCCGTACCTCTCGCTGGCCGACGCCGCCGCCCGCTGCCGGGAAACCGCCGACTTGGTGCCCGAGCTGCCCGCGCTGAAGCCCTTCCTCCCCGACGTTCCAGTGAGCGACTGA
- a CDS encoding ATP-binding protein: MDEYTSRRRIWELTCPGLPEEVGRVRRWTRDVLGDSRCAEEAALIVSELSTNALLHSASGAASGSMRVSLFRTPGSVVLAVTDVGGGRTKPHEVAAAEGDAHGRGLTLVSALGRRMEVSGDDEGYTVMVELDPGTTEPEPRPAASLRPTTRERHQ; the protein is encoded by the coding sequence ATGGACGAGTATACGAGTAGACGTCGAATCTGGGAACTCACCTGCCCAGGACTTCCCGAAGAGGTCGGCCGTGTCCGCCGCTGGACGAGAGACGTACTCGGCGACAGCAGATGTGCGGAAGAGGCCGCACTGATCGTGAGCGAGCTGAGCACGAACGCCCTCCTGCACTCCGCCAGCGGAGCGGCCAGCGGAAGCATGCGCGTCTCGCTCTTCCGCACACCGGGATCGGTCGTCCTGGCAGTCACCGATGTCGGCGGCGGCCGGACGAAACCCCACGAAGTAGCTGCGGCAGAAGGGGACGCCCACGGCCGCGGACTCACTCTCGTCTCGGCACTCGGGCGACGGATGGAAGTAAGCGGAGACGACGAGGGCTACACGGTCATGGTCGAGTTGGACCCCGGCACCACAGAGCCAGAACCCCGGCCGGCGGCCAGCCTGAGGCCGACCACGCGGGAGCGGCACCAATGA
- a CDS encoding DUF2637 domain-containing protein, translating into MRDRLARVDPVLVQAVIAAALSFAHLHDVASAAGQDGWKAWAYPVSVDLLLVAAWRRLRSGRDKAAAWCWFLIALAASLGANIATAGVLDLNDVPDWLRILVAGWPALAFLGGTLLAHSPAPKPVLDEAAPEPAPVAEAPATSELPAAPVPAALIEHARKVAAAHESRTGTRIDPDTLRARLGVPAPLADRIAAQLT; encoded by the coding sequence GTGCGCGACCGACTCGCCCGCGTCGACCCGGTGCTCGTACAGGCGGTCATCGCCGCCGCGTTGTCCTTCGCGCACCTTCACGACGTGGCGTCGGCCGCGGGACAGGACGGCTGGAAGGCATGGGCCTATCCAGTCTCCGTCGACCTGCTCCTCGTCGCCGCCTGGCGGCGCCTGCGCTCCGGACGGGACAAGGCGGCGGCCTGGTGCTGGTTCCTCATCGCCCTGGCCGCCTCGCTCGGCGCCAACATCGCGACGGCCGGAGTGCTCGACCTGAACGACGTCCCAGACTGGCTCCGCATCCTCGTCGCCGGATGGCCGGCGCTCGCCTTCCTCGGCGGAACGCTCCTGGCGCACAGCCCGGCCCCGAAGCCCGTGCTCGACGAAGCCGCACCGGAACCGGCGCCCGTCGCCGAAGCACCGGCCACCTCCGAGCTGCCCGCCGCGCCCGTACCGGCCGCCCTCATCGAGCACGCCCGCAAGGTTGCCGCCGCCCACGAATCCCGCACCGGTACGCGCATCGACCCCGACACCCTCCGCGCCCGCCTCGGCGTCCCCGCACCCCTCGCCGACCGCATCGCCGCCCAACTCACCTGA
- a CDS encoding mobile element transfer protein, protein MPLNRRFRRVIRIGPVQVGTAPDERGRDKHTAACTAPRCGFSADYNSRAAAELAARTHRCPVR, encoded by the coding sequence ATGCCGCTCAACCGCCGCTTCCGCCGCGTGATCCGTATCGGCCCGGTCCAGGTCGGCACCGCCCCCGACGAACGGGGCCGCGACAAGCACACCGCCGCCTGCACCGCCCCGCGCTGTGGCTTCTCCGCCGACTACAACTCACGCGCCGCCGCCGAACTCGCCGCCCGTACGCACCGCTGCCCGGTGCGCTGA
- a CDS encoding excisionase family DNA-binding protein, with the protein MSTATIKPKWHTTAEVAAMLGFGLSKTKMLVLTGEIRSVKVGRNRRILPAWVDEYVNRCAEEAERWTA; encoded by the coding sequence ATGAGCACCGCGACGATCAAACCCAAGTGGCACACCACGGCCGAAGTCGCCGCCATGCTCGGCTTCGGCCTGTCCAAGACGAAGATGCTCGTTCTCACGGGCGAGATCCGCTCCGTCAAGGTCGGTCGCAACCGCCGCATCCTCCCCGCCTGGGTCGACGAGTACGTGAACCGCTGCGCCGAGGAAGCCGAGAGGTGGACGGCATGA
- a CDS encoding NUDIX hydrolase has translation MSVAGVIVNDEGRALLIQRRDNGQWEPPGGVLEPGETIPEALQREVLEETGIKIALPATLTGVYKNMTGLIVSLVFRCNATDGTPTTGDETYALRWATRAEVNELADEAYAIRVLDALDAASPPAVRAHDGVRLV, from the coding sequence GTGAGCGTCGCCGGAGTCATCGTCAACGACGAGGGCCGCGCCCTGCTCATCCAGCGCCGAGACAACGGCCAATGGGAGCCACCCGGCGGAGTCCTTGAGCCCGGGGAGACGATCCCCGAAGCGCTTCAGCGCGAGGTCCTGGAAGAGACGGGAATCAAGATCGCTCTCCCCGCCACCCTCACCGGCGTGTACAAGAACATGACGGGCCTGATCGTCTCGCTCGTCTTCCGCTGCAACGCCACAGACGGCACACCGACCACCGGCGACGAGACCTACGCCCTCCGCTGGGCCACCCGCGCCGAGGTCAACGAACTCGCCGACGAGGCTTACGCGATCCGCGTCCTGGACGCTCTCGACGCCGCATCGCCGCCGGCCGTGCGCGCGCATGACGGCGTGAGACTCGTCTAG
- a CDS encoding AAA family ATPase: protein MVTTDRDVENVEQAPIDRKNLRFTSLRVGNWRNFTNFSVELRPRMFLVGPNASGKSNFLDCFRFLSDIVSVGGGFEAAVAKRGGVSTLRALAARRYSSISLRVTIGNDSVPDEWTYELQFKQDNNRRPEIESEVVKYRGRSIIERPDSEDESDPERKKQTHLEQVNVNRKFRTVADFFASLNYLHIVPQLVREPDRSVGKKNDPFGGDFLEQIARTTVKTREARLRKIVKALTVAVPQLQELKLEPDVRGVPHLKGKYQHWRPNGAWQDESHFSDGTLRLLGLLWSVTESKGPLLLEEPELSLHPEVVRFIPQMFARVQRRSTRQILVSSHSTEILSDPGIGSNEVLVLTPKNEGTSVHVLSEMEDIQALVEAGVPLGDVLRKSTAPQDAGQISFFGG from the coding sequence ATGGTGACGACAGACCGAGACGTTGAGAACGTCGAACAGGCACCCATTGATCGAAAGAATCTTCGTTTTACGAGTCTGCGGGTAGGGAATTGGCGAAATTTCACAAATTTCTCCGTGGAGCTGCGCCCAAGGATGTTCTTGGTTGGACCTAATGCCTCGGGGAAGTCCAACTTCCTAGATTGCTTTCGATTCTTGAGCGACATCGTTTCTGTCGGTGGAGGGTTTGAAGCTGCGGTAGCTAAACGTGGCGGCGTGAGTACGCTAAGGGCGCTGGCCGCCCGGCGCTACTCTTCGATCTCATTGCGCGTAACCATAGGCAATGACTCCGTTCCAGATGAGTGGACGTACGAACTCCAATTCAAGCAGGACAATAATCGACGGCCAGAAATTGAATCAGAAGTTGTAAAATACCGAGGAAGAAGCATCATTGAGCGGCCGGATTCTGAAGACGAATCCGACCCTGAAAGGAAGAAGCAAACACATCTAGAACAAGTGAACGTGAATCGCAAATTCCGCACAGTTGCCGATTTCTTCGCGAGCCTAAACTATCTGCATATCGTTCCTCAGCTTGTGCGTGAACCGGATAGATCGGTGGGAAAGAAGAATGACCCATTCGGCGGTGACTTTCTGGAGCAGATCGCTCGCACGACTGTGAAAACGCGCGAGGCGCGACTCCGAAAGATCGTAAAAGCTCTAACAGTTGCCGTACCGCAACTGCAGGAACTAAAGCTAGAACCTGATGTCCGAGGGGTGCCACATCTAAAGGGAAAGTATCAGCATTGGCGCCCCAACGGAGCATGGCAAGACGAGTCGCATTTCTCTGACGGGACGCTACGCCTGCTAGGACTTCTTTGGTCGGTGACAGAATCCAAAGGGCCCCTGCTGTTGGAAGAGCCCGAACTTTCTCTCCATCCCGAGGTCGTCCGGTTTATTCCCCAGATGTTCGCAAGGGTGCAGCGTAGGTCTACGCGGCAAATTCTTGTCAGTTCTCACTCCACAGAGATTTTGAGTGACCCAGGAATTGGGTCAAATGAGGTACTAGTGTTGACCCCAAAAAATGAGGGTACCTCCGTTCATGTACTTTCTGAGATGGAGGACATTCAGGCGCTCGTCGAGGCAGGTGTTCCTCTCGGGGATGTCCTGAGGAAGAGCACAGCTCCACAAGATGCTGGGCAAATCAGCTTTTTCGGGGGATAG
- a CDS encoding IS481 family transposase: MSVVEQRYHAVMEVAAGVPVTQVAAWYGVSRQSVHSWVRKYEKAGLPGLADRSHRPVSCPHRIGGEVEAVVCELRRRHPGWGPRRLVHELERRGITPVPSRATVYRVLVRNGLVEPGVRKRRRSDYRRWERSAAMELWQMDIVGGILLEGGGECKMVTGIDDHSRFMVIAKVVERATARAVCRAFGEALLRFGVPEEVLTDNGKQFTARFGHGRPGETMFDRICRENGITHRLTKPQSPTTTGKIERFHQTLRRELLDGRGPFENLATAQAAVDAWLEDYNRMRPHQALDMAVPVSRFALKEQAEQTTLPVVLPARLDLVTPAASSPSPQPESAPVSWPLAEGEAGAIEVERLVPASGNLSLRGQQIWFGPALAGTSVTLRIDVNRLHVLIGGARHKTLPSKLSGRDLKALLASGDARPAGPWPDDPGPADDSANAVEVDRTVNAVGYVGLGGDKVLIGWPFAGQRVTLRLDGRILQVLDEQRVLKATLPSPLPPSACSRLQGGRAAGPPPLLPPPGEQIAERTVSSTGGFMVAGQRIQLGRGHARQVVTAHLDETSIRIFQGTELITTVPRVTRKEVVVRSSGEHNRRKIV, from the coding sequence TTGAGCGTGGTCGAGCAGCGGTATCACGCGGTGATGGAGGTCGCCGCGGGGGTTCCGGTCACTCAAGTCGCGGCCTGGTATGGGGTGTCGAGGCAGTCGGTGCACTCCTGGGTGCGCAAGTACGAGAAGGCGGGTCTGCCGGGGTTGGCGGACCGGTCGCACCGTCCGGTCTCGTGTCCGCACCGGATCGGCGGGGAGGTGGAAGCGGTGGTGTGTGAGCTGCGGCGCCGGCATCCCGGCTGGGGTCCGCGCCGGCTGGTGCACGAGTTGGAGCGGCGGGGCATCACGCCGGTGCCCTCGCGGGCGACGGTCTATCGGGTCTTGGTGCGCAACGGTCTGGTCGAGCCGGGGGTCCGTAAGCGGCGCCGGTCGGATTACCGCAGGTGGGAGCGGTCTGCGGCGATGGAGTTGTGGCAGATGGACATCGTCGGCGGCATCCTGCTGGAGGGTGGCGGCGAGTGCAAGATGGTCACCGGGATCGACGACCATTCACGGTTCATGGTGATCGCCAAGGTGGTCGAGCGGGCCACCGCCCGCGCGGTTTGCCGGGCCTTCGGCGAGGCGTTGCTGCGGTTCGGGGTGCCGGAAGAGGTGCTGACGGACAACGGCAAGCAGTTCACTGCCCGGTTCGGCCACGGGCGGCCCGGGGAGACGATGTTCGACCGGATCTGCCGGGAGAACGGCATCACTCACCGCCTTACCAAGCCGCAGTCTCCGACCACGACCGGGAAGATCGAGCGGTTCCATCAGACGCTCAGACGCGAGCTCCTCGACGGTCGTGGCCCGTTCGAGAACCTCGCGACCGCGCAGGCAGCGGTGGATGCCTGGCTGGAGGACTACAACCGGATGCGGCCGCATCAGGCCCTGGACATGGCCGTCCCGGTCAGCCGGTTCGCCCTGAAGGAACAAGCAGAGCAGACCACGCTGCCGGTGGTGCTGCCCGCCCGCCTCGACCTGGTTACTCCTGCGGCTTCCTCTCCGTCGCCGCAGCCCGAATCGGCGCCGGTGTCCTGGCCGTTGGCCGAGGGAGAGGCCGGCGCGATCGAGGTGGAACGGTTGGTGCCTGCGTCGGGGAACCTGAGCCTTCGAGGGCAGCAGATCTGGTTCGGCCCGGCCCTGGCCGGCACCTCGGTCACGTTGCGGATCGATGTGAACCGGCTGCACGTGCTGATCGGCGGAGCACGGCACAAGACGCTGCCCTCGAAGCTGTCCGGCAGGGACCTCAAAGCCCTGCTGGCCAGTGGCGATGCCCGCCCGGCCGGGCCCTGGCCCGACGATCCCGGCCCAGCCGACGACTCCGCAAACGCGGTGGAGGTGGATCGCACCGTCAACGCGGTCGGCTACGTCGGTCTGGGCGGCGACAAGGTCCTGATCGGCTGGCCGTTCGCCGGACAACGCGTCACCCTGCGGCTCGACGGGCGGATCCTGCAAGTCCTCGACGAACAGCGGGTCCTCAAGGCCACCCTTCCCAGCCCGCTGCCACCCTCGGCCTGCAGCCGTCTGCAAGGCGGCCGTGCGGCCGGGCCACCCCCGCTGCTGCCGCCACCAGGCGAGCAGATTGCCGAGCGCACGGTCAGCAGCACCGGCGGCTTCATGGTCGCCGGACAGCGCATCCAGCTCGGCCGCGGCCATGCCCGCCAGGTCGTCACCGCCCACCTGGACGAGACCAGCATCCGCATCTTCCAGGGCACCGAGCTGATCACCACCGTCCCCCGCGTCACCAGAAAGGAGGTAGTCGTCCGCAGCTCCGGCGAACACAACCGCCGAAAGATCGTCTAG
- a CDS encoding YncE family protein — protein sequence MVVESSRQRVFLSDPTGDSVLVTDYEGQPVAHLTGMPGASGLALSPDSRTVYVALRDADAIAAIDTGTLVEAARYATEGSTPVSLAPAGGKIWFGYNGDDPLAPGDIGSLDLSGAQPVLQTGQGGNWHSAPLLASAPAAPDRLVAGEKNLAPASIGSYDVSTGTAQLLGKQRDFGPDGSDYLTDLAVSADGESFVPATDVFPETQVQVFDIDDLSFRGAYPTPARANSVDIAPDGTVAAGTYLSDGDDLHVFKPGAYAPLQSVDLDLDPSSYLPPRGVAWVPDRSRIFVVSRGADNFSLHALDGGFGTAQTALTLDAPDTSKKNRELTVTGALAPAGTFGPGTAVTVTRYDNGHPEGFPGGSVTVDDNGTFSFTDRPGEPGPVTYEVSYAGDDWHTPISGDATVEITG from the coding sequence ATGGTGGTCGAGAGCAGTCGTCAGAGAGTCTTCCTCAGCGATCCGACCGGGGACAGCGTCCTGGTGACGGACTACGAGGGGCAACCCGTTGCGCACCTGACCGGCATGCCTGGCGCCTCCGGGCTTGCGCTTTCACCTGACTCCCGCACCGTCTACGTGGCTCTCAGGGATGCCGACGCCATCGCCGCGATTGACACAGGGACGCTGGTGGAGGCCGCGCGCTACGCCACAGAGGGCAGCACGCCCGTGTCGTTGGCGCCGGCCGGGGGGAAGATCTGGTTCGGGTACAACGGTGACGATCCGTTGGCGCCTGGCGACATCGGATCGCTCGACCTGTCGGGTGCGCAGCCCGTGCTTCAGACAGGGCAGGGCGGGAATTGGCATTCGGCGCCCTTGCTCGCCTCGGCGCCCGCGGCTCCGGATCGGCTCGTGGCCGGGGAGAAGAATCTGGCGCCGGCCTCGATCGGGTCGTACGACGTCAGCACCGGTACCGCGCAACTGCTGGGCAAGCAGCGTGACTTCGGACCCGACGGCAGTGACTACCTGACGGATCTCGCGGTGAGCGCGGACGGTGAGAGCTTCGTGCCCGCGACCGATGTGTTCCCCGAGACCCAGGTCCAAGTCTTCGATATCGATGACCTGTCGTTCCGCGGCGCCTATCCAACGCCCGCTCGCGCCAACTCCGTCGACATCGCACCCGACGGCACCGTCGCCGCAGGCACCTACCTGTCCGACGGCGACGACCTGCACGTGTTCAAGCCGGGAGCGTACGCTCCGCTGCAGAGCGTCGACCTCGATCTGGATCCGTCGAGCTATCTCCCGCCCCGCGGGGTTGCTTGGGTTCCGGACCGGAGCCGGATCTTCGTGGTCAGCCGGGGCGCCGACAACTTTTCGCTCCACGCGCTGGACGGCGGGTTCGGGACCGCGCAGACTGCTCTGACGCTCGATGCTCCGGACACCTCGAAGAAGAACAGGGAGCTGACCGTCACCGGCGCCCTGGCTCCGGCAGGGACCTTCGGTCCCGGCACTGCCGTGACCGTGACCCGCTACGACAACGGCCACCCGGAGGGCTTCCCCGGCGGCAGCGTCACCGTGGACGACAACGGCACGTTCTCCTTCACCGACCGGCCCGGCGAGCCCGGTCCGGTGACGTACGAGGTGTCTTACGCCGGCGACGACTGGCACACGCCGATCAGTGGTGACGCCACCGTCGAAATCACCGGGTAG
- a CDS encoding SpdD protein: protein MLFKPELPSNSHTPVAAPRAHEHAVCSCQHAPRRALPTVSTGAVITVLVGGVVLTALLAAVAVSAVAVAVAAVVLRSLLKDRTHQR, encoded by the coding sequence ATGCTGTTCAAGCCCGAGCTGCCCTCGAACTCGCACACCCCGGTCGCAGCGCCTCGCGCACACGAACACGCCGTCTGCTCCTGCCAGCACGCGCCGCGCCGCGCACTGCCCACCGTGAGCACGGGCGCCGTCATCACCGTCCTCGTCGGCGGTGTCGTCCTCACCGCGCTCCTGGCCGCCGTCGCGGTCTCGGCCGTGGCCGTCGCCGTGGCCGCCGTGGTCCTGCGCTCGCTCCTCAAGGACCGGACCCACCAACGCTGA
- a CDS encoding GntR family transcriptional regulator, translating into MAPVPSGVLGAVDPTSDRAVFRQIADQLREAIDRGRFKEGSKLPSEAELVEHFGVSRMTVRNSIGVLQSEGLISAEHGKGVFVRPRPPVRRLASDRFARRHRDQGKSAFIVEADAAGSRPEVDSLEVKEEKPSRDISARLGSPRKVLARRRRYLLDGRPVEFAVSYLPLDLARGTRIAEPNPGPGGIYARLEEAGHRLDHFDEEVRARMPSPGEAKLLRLASGVPVIHLVRTAYDTEGRAVEVCDTVMAADAYVLAYQLPAT; encoded by the coding sequence ATGGCGCCCGTTCCGTCCGGTGTTCTCGGGGCTGTCGACCCCACCAGCGACCGTGCCGTCTTCCGGCAGATCGCCGACCAACTCCGGGAGGCCATCGACAGGGGCCGCTTCAAGGAGGGTTCCAAGCTGCCGTCCGAGGCGGAGCTTGTCGAGCACTTCGGTGTCTCCCGGATGACCGTTCGTAACTCGATCGGGGTTCTCCAGAGTGAGGGGCTGATCTCCGCCGAGCATGGCAAGGGTGTCTTCGTCCGGCCTCGGCCTCCGGTGCGGCGGCTCGCGTCCGACCGCTTCGCGCGTCGGCACCGCGATCAGGGCAAGTCGGCGTTCATCGTGGAGGCGGACGCGGCGGGCTCCCGGCCAGAGGTGGACAGCCTGGAGGTGAAGGAGGAGAAGCCGAGTCGCGACATCTCCGCCCGCCTGGGCTCGCCGCGCAAGGTCCTCGCTCGCCGCCGGCGGTACCTGCTCGATGGCCGCCCCGTCGAGTTCGCCGTCTCGTACCTCCCTCTCGACCTGGCGCGTGGTACGCGCATCGCCGAGCCGAACCCCGGCCCCGGCGGCATCTATGCCCGGCTGGAGGAGGCGGGGCATCGGCTCGACCACTTCGACGAGGAGGTACGGGCCCGGATGCCCTCCCCGGGGGAGGCGAAGCTGCTGCGGCTGGCTTCTGGTGTGCCGGTGATCCACCTGGTGCGGACCGCGTACGACACCGAAGGGCGTGCTGTCGAAGTCTGCGACACCGTGATGGCCGCCGACGCCTACGTGCTCGCGTACCAACTGCCAGCAACCTGA